Sequence from the Sander vitreus isolate 19-12246 unplaced genomic scaffold, sanVit1 ctg242_0, whole genome shotgun sequence genome:
caattttacattttaaatatacgGAGCACTGGACAAGACAATGGTCCGTAAAACCAACAGGAGTAATtacacactttttaaacacaccAAAATGGTGCTTAAAAGCGATCCAGCCTGGCCAAAGTTTGTGACCATATTATCTCTGGAATGACTCCAGGTGTACTGCCTGGCGTTCATGTGAAAACCTCTCCACAcatcctccagctcacagctctCCATCAGACGCCTGAGTCTGGCCCAGGAAGCAGGATGAGGCTCCAGGTGATTACGATCTACACTGGGATTCTCCGTGCAGTTAAAATCATCtccccaaaaacaaaaaatcatcaGTACAGTCCTGAATGACATCACacaaaaggtttaaaaatgtcattcgTTCAATGGCTGAAACTGGAGaatacacatttataaaaataagtTGAACATTTTCAAGCACAACCTTAATTTTTACAATGTGGGCACACATGATTTCCTCCACACTAAAGGAGCAGGGACGAAAGCCCTTAGAGAAGAGCACCCCGACCCCCGCACTGTTAGAGGCTTTATGGCTGAGAATCACCTCCCCAGGCCACTGCTTCCTCCACTCACTCTCATTCTCCACATCACTGGGAGTCTCCTGCACAAAGATAACATCCAGATGTTTTAACTCCATCAGTTTAAACAGAGAAGCTCTTTTAACATCACTTCTTACTCCATTAATGTTTAAAGATCCAATAtctgccattaaaaagaaaagagcaagaacaaaaacacacaccagtATGTGGAGAAACATATTAAACCCAGTCATCGTCTTCAATGAGTTGAGCTCTGACTTTAGTGACCAGTTTCTTGAGGCGGTAAACCTCTTGGATAGTGAACCCTTCTGTATCTTTCCTCAGCCAGGCCACAGACCTGATAAACCCTCTCAGATCAGGGAAGAACTGCTCAGTCTTCACCGCCTTGATCCCTTTAGTGTCCTGCAGGAACTTCTTCATCTTATCCAGAGGATACAGAGTTAACTCCTCTACTTGGGATGATGTCCACTCACattcctcctcatcatcatcatcatcatcatcatcatcatcacacagaTCCTCCAGCAGCTTTTCAGCTTTTGCATCATTCTGCTCTTTGTTagaactgtttttcttttgctggatCTTGTAGTTACATCCATCTCTTCAGACGTATTTACAGCCACATCATGATCCACATTTGTATCATTCTGACTGCAGCTTGTCTTATTTGCACTGCCTTTGGTTTTCCCTGTCTATTATTTTCTGCTTTCTCATTAGTCTGGGCATTTCCTTCGTTAACAGTTTtatttccacacacacatgttgtaaaacatttttctccttttcctgCTTGTTTACCTCTGTTACCTGTGGCCCGGCCAACCGCCGCAAGCAAGAACGAGCTAAATGACCCTCCTCCCCGCAAGTAATaaaaaaactgtacattttAGCGAcagtaaaacaataataatttcacAGTATTATAATGTTAAATCTATGggttttttccagttttttgcAGGGAAATTCTTTACTGTTAGTTAAAGAGAGCAGAGAGTGCAAAACAATTAATTATCTTTAAATGTTATGGTTATTCACAGTTACAGGTCATGGTCTTTTATGTAAATTTACAGTCTAGTCTCTATTTTTGTGTTAAATACAGGAAAGATCTATGTTAtgacagtttgttttttacagaaaGCAGAGAGTTCAGACCTGGAGAGAGGCTCGGAGAGGTGGACGCTGACCGAGGGACGTCTGTGATTGGTCGGCTGGCTGGATGGTCCAGAAGCGTCAgcctgctgtgattggtcggcTGGCTGGATGGCCCAGAAGCGCCtgcctgctgtgattggtcggcTGGCTGGATGGCCCAGAAGCCGTCtgcctgctgtgattggtcggcTGGCTGGATGGTCCAGAAGCGTCAgcctgctgtgattggtcggcTGGCTGGATGGTTGCTGGATGTGATGGAGGTCTCTGACGACAGTCTGCAGGTTGTTGAGTCTTGGAGGAAGCCCCTGATCTCTGAGCCCAACAGGACAGAAGCAGTCCTTTTTAAAGGAAGCTGATTGGCCACACCTTCTGACAGGTGGAGCTGCAGACGCAGAGGTTTGACATGTTGGGACAACTCTCTGATACACCGCTGATAAACAACTCAGCACTTCTTAGGAAACACTTGTGCAAGACAGATCATATATGGGTTGAGACATAAGGTTAGTGTGAGGACAGGGCGGTTCCCCTTCTCTATTCTTCCCCTTCGGCCTGTACTCTTCTTTGCAGAAATCTCCTAAACTTATTAATAATGTTGGTATTTTTACAGTTCATGAACAGCTGTCTCTCAACTGCACACCTGTGACTGTtttaaaaagactttttttggggggttttggCCTTTATGTTTAAACAGAATATGCACACAGAATTTTTCGTTTTTCGTTTTTTCGGTTGTAACACATTGTCACTCCTATCGCGTCAAAAAGCAACGCtaggtcaggtgcctttggcgtttgttattgacgcaaaaagtctcctttgctgtcatatttagacgcgcttgttCAGGGACAgtacgggacagttaggtttaggaatagatggtgggtgggtgttgtgttctgtctttgtccGTTTGCTGCATTCTACCACTAGGCGGCACTGTTGTAAAGCAGGTATGAGTTGAGGGCGAGGGCAGGTGGGTAGTTATTCTAACTACTTGTGCAATCCTGACTTAATTGAGAGACTGCGCGTCTCGTTGAGAGTTGTTTGTCGATTTTGTTGAACTAGCAACAACTGTACCGTGACTGTAATCATCATGGGTAAAAGTACGGATGGAGATAATGATAGTATGCCATGGCAGGATGTAAATAATAAGAGGAAGGGTAGGTGCGATAGTTCTGGAAGTTCAAACTGTGATGTGGAGTGGGCAacgtgtccaaaaaagtgaagTCTGCAATGATAAATGTGAGAAAGGAGGATGAACACACTGAATGGAAGGTGATGATAACGGTCAAAAAAGAGCGGGGGCATTTTCACCCGCTGAAACTAATGAAAGcaattgagaaagaaatggGTAAGATCAAGTTTGCCAAATATTTCAGTAATAGGAGGCTGTGGTCTTTGCTACAGACCGCCAGCAAAGAGAGCAGACACACTTAATGATGAAAGGATCAGTGCTCATATCCCAGGGAATGCAGCAAAGCTTAGAGGTGTTATTTCTGATGTACCTTTGGCAATACAATGGAGATAATTCAGGAAGTGAAAGGAGGGCAGGTGGTGAAAGCCACGAGACTGCAATCACAAAGAAGGGGTGAAAACTGATAGCCTTTCAGTAGTCCTTGAGTTTGAAAAGGTTATGCCAAAGAGAGTAAGACTGGGATATCTGAGTTATGATGTAAGTATTTATCCCAGCGCCGTTTAGATGTTTCAAGTATCAAAGAATGGGACACAATACTGGACACTGTGTAAGGAAAACAAGGATCTGCTAGATGTGGAGGTGACCATGAATATGGTAAATGTGGTCAGGGTACGAAAGTAAAATGCTGCAATTGTGTAGGTGAACATAGCGCTGCTTTTGGAGGATGCCCTGTTCAAAGGCAAGCTAGAGAGGTACAGAAATATAAATTGACTAATCAGGTTTCTTATGCTGATGCAGCAAGAAAAGTGAAGGAAAGTGAACTGTGCAGACTCGGTGCTTCACAAGTAGTAACTAGAGCAAAAGAGTCGGTGAATAGCCGAATGTCTGAGGTTTTATCTCCACCGTCAAGTCAGAGGGAATTAGAAATAAATCCATGGATGAAGAAGATTAATGAAGATACTGATACACTGATTGTGGGTAAAACCAACTTTGTTAATTTCATCTGTAAGACTGTAAGTGTAAGTGGTCAATTTTTATAATCCGTGCAAGAACTTGTCAATGCAAACTTTCCATGAGATCTCGGACAGTGTTGATAGAAGAGAAATTTGGTGTGGAGACTTTAATGCTCACAATTCTCTGTGGGTAAGTGACCATACAGACACTAATGGAGAAGTAGTTGAAGAACTACTCGAGGAGAGATCACTTACTTGCCTTAATGATGGAAGAGGTACCACGGTTAATGTTACAAGAAATTCAATTTCCTGTATAGATCTTACTTTAGTCTCTGTAAATATGAGTGATCTATGTGAATGTAATGTGAGGAATGATACCAATATAGGGAGTGATCACTTTCCAATATTGTGTTCCATTAACTTTGATATGTGTGTTCAGGAGGGTTATGTAATAGAGAGATGCTTTTTCCTAAAGCTAACTGGGAAAAATTCAGAGAACTTTGTATTGAGTATGCTGAACGCATATCGATGGAGGGTGAGGTAAATAGCTGCGCAGTAGCAGTGACTTCCATGATTATTAGTGCTTCAACATCCTGCATCCCTAAGAGCACAGTGAATGGGGAAAAGAAAGTAGTTCCCTGGTGGAACAATGAGTGTAAATATGCTATAAAAGACAGAAATTGTGTATTCAGAATTCTAAGAAAACATTTGAGTCAAGATACTCTGACTATCAAAGAAAGAGAGCTATGGCACGGAAAATAATTAAGTCATCTAAGAAAAATGCATAGAGGCAATTCTGCTCCTCCATTTGTAGAGAGGTTAAATTGGGTGACATTTGGGCAGTGATCAAAAAGATGAGTGGGAAAAGAAAATCTGCTAAAATCCCAGTATTGATTGATGGAGAATACCTGGGAATTACAAATAAGGAGAAAGCTGTACTATTAGGTAAGAAGTTTGCAAGTGTACATAGTGGGAGTCAGACGAAATACATAAATGACGGAAAAAGGATATTTTAAGATCAAATAGTGATGttacaaagaaaaaagataATGATGGGTCGTCGCTTGACATGGACTTCTCATTACATGAGTTAAAAATGGTCCTGGAGGGAAGTGGATATACTGCTCCTGGACAAGAACAACTATGCTACGCTATGTTTAGACAATTAGACAGATGAAGTCTTGGAAATTATACTGAAACTGTTTAATAAGATATGGAGAGAAGGTGTACTGCCTGATAGTTGGAAAAGTGCTTTGATACTACCTTTTGGTAAACCTGGTAAAGACATGACTAATGCAGGAAACTACAGGCCTATAGCCTTGACATCGCACATGTGTAAATCGATGGAAAAGATAATTGTCTGTAGATTGACACGTTATTTAGAGCAAAGGGGACTGTTGAACAAATATCAAAGTGGATGCCGTAAAGGAAGATCTACGGTGGACGCTTTAGTTAAAGTTAGCAATGAGGCAGAAAAGGTGGTTAGTATGAAAGAGGTCATGGCTATAGTGTATTTTGATATTGAGAAAGCTTATGATTCAATGTAGAGAGAAGGATTGTTGATAAATGGGTATTGGCGGAAGGCTATATAACTGGGTTTTGGACTTCCTGTTGAACCGAACATTCCGTGTTAAAGTTGGAGATGCTGTGTCGGATGATTTTCGTATTGTAAATGGTGTTCCTCAAGGTAGCGCTATAAGCCCTATTCTGTTTATCATGATAAACGATATTTATGTAAGTGTTGGTAGATATTGAGATATTGGATCGTCACTTTATGCAGATGATGGGGCTATATGGAAAAGAGGGAAAAACGTTAGACGTGCTTAATAGAATACAGAGTGCTATATTAGAAGTTGAAAGATGGTCATATGATTGGGGATTTAAGATGTCAGTTGCAAAGCTATGCTATATGTTCTTTACCAGAAAGAGAAGGATTAATAATGCCCATCTTACATTGTATGGACAAAATATGGTAagagtgaaggagttcaagtatctTGGATTGTGGCTTGATGAAAAATGTGTATGGAGGAATCATGTTAAACAGTTTGAAACCAAATGCAAAAAGGTACTGAATCTCATAAGGTCCATTTCTGGTTATCAATGGGGAGCAGATAAACACTCACTGCTAGATCTTTATAGGGCCTTAATACGACCGTGTATTGATTATGGATGCATGGTTTATGGAGCAGCAGCCAAGagtattttagaaaaactagACAGAATACAGTTCAGAGCTTTGCGACTCAGTATAGGTGCAATGAAACCGACCCCTACTAATGCACTGCTGGTGGAAGCTGATGAATTGCCACTATATTTAAGACGGTCTAAGTTGTCATTGGCATATTGGGTCAAGTTAAAAGGATCTGGAGAGGAACAACCTACAACAAAGGTTCTGTGTAACTGTTGGGAATATGAACAACAACTGAAAGGTAAAGGATGTGGTTGGACTATTAATGCAGTAGCAGAAGAATATGGATTAAATAGAATAGACTATGGACCAGCTATTGTATGGGGTAACGTTCCTCCGTGGATATTTCCGGTGCCCATTGTGGACTTGTAGCTactagagaagaagaaagaatggAGTGAAAGTAATGTGGATAATATTGGATATTTGGTTCAAGATTATGTGAGGAGAAACTATTATAACTATATGCTAATCTTTACAGATGGATCAAAAGATTCAGAGAGTGAACATGTAGGTTTGGGAGTGTACAGACCTGAGTTCATGTACTTATATGTAAAAGACTTGATGATACATGATCTGTATATACAGCAGAAATGGTTGCTATTATTTTAGGGTTACAGTGGATAGAGGAGGTGAGGCCAGAGAGTGTTGTCATTTGTTTGGACTCTACTGCAGCCCTGCATAGTTTGAATTCCAAATAAACGGTGAGAGATGATTTATTGATAGAAATGTGTACAATTCTGTTGAGAATACAAAGAGCTGTAGTTGATGTGCGATTTGTTTGGATCCCTGCTCATGTTGGTGTTGAGGGGAATGAGACAGCAGATGGGATTGCAAAGACAGCGTTGACATTAAAGGATGGTGAAATACTGAATGTTCCCTTTGCTAAAGGAGAGGCCAAGTCATTGATTAGAACAGCAGTGAGTGATGTATGGCAGAAGAAGTGGGACACAGACACTAAAGGGAGATACTATTACAACATACATAAATCTATTAAggtgaagtgtttttttcaagattaAGGTTTGGACATACTGGCTTAAAATCAACGCTTTGTTTAATGGCAAAATGTATGTCTGATAAGTGTGAGGTCTGTAatgttcctgaaaatgtcaagcATGTCCTCCTGAAGTGTAGTAAATATGATTCAGAGAGGAACATCTTACGTGACAAGATATATGAATTATGACAGGGATGGAATTTAACAGGGATTTTAGGGATGGGTAGGGACTCAAGGGAGTGCTGCAAAGCTCTAGTTAGTTTTCTTAAGTCTACAGGATTAGATCATAACATatagtttgtttacatttttttttaaattattattatcaaactGTAACCTGAAGTACTTAAGCCTTGATATTACACactccggtacagtaggtggcggtatGCACCTAAACAAGTTGGTTGCGACCTGCCATTAAACgcagaaaagaaaggaaaaaaaaaaaaagagagggagagaagaagatGGCGACTACTGAATGTACCTTGCTTTGCTATCATGCTTGCTATTAAGAACTGTTGTAATAATATAATGCTTTCTGTTGAAGTAAACGGCACTTGAACATTGAACATTCCGGCGTTCTTCTATTCACCAGCCTACACTACATTTTGGCGACGAGTGAACATACgtctttttgcatgttttttgctGATTCATCATGGCTAAAGTGCCTCCACCTCCGATGTTTTTGCCTTGCCCGGGAGAGCCGCCGATGTCTTTCGACATATGGATGCAGATTTTCAACAACTACATGCTGGTGATTAATGCAACAGGGAATGCTTGGGTCAAGGGACAATGGACTTTCTACTCATTGCCAGATACAGGTGACACTTTTACCTCTGCTGTCACTGCCTTAGAGAAACATTTTACACCCAAAGTTAACGTCATGCCTTCAGAAAGCGGACACAAGCACCTAAGGAGACTATTACACAGTATGTGGCTGTATTACACAACCTTGCTTCAAAATGTGAATTTGATGATAAAACAGATGAAATGTTCCGTTACCAGCTAATTGAACAACGCAAGCATTAGGGAAATGCTTCTGTTTGAACCAGATTTGACACTGGATAAAGCAGTTACAATTGCAACTCAAGTGGAATCTGCTGTTCAGCAAGCTAAAACAATTGTAGCAAGTGACAGTGTTCCAGTGCAAGCTGTACAGCCCCGTCCATATAAGAAATACAAACGTCAAACCCGCCCAAATAAGCCTGCCAATGCTACTGCTACGTCCTCTCGTAGCTGTTTCAGATGTGGTTCTGACAAACATGTAGCTAATTTCCCCCAGGGCCCTGCAGCCAAGGCAACTTGTAAATCTGGTCATAAAGTTGGACATTTTGCACGTGTTTGCCGCTCACTCAAAACCAGTGACGTACATGAGATAGAGCTGCCTAAACTGACTGTGCTGTACTTGAGAGACCCTTGCCATGCACCAGATACACTTTTGTGCAAAATAAACATCAGTACACCTGCTTCCCTTGCCAATGAGCTTGAACTAGTTAGTGTTACACTGCTCCCACCTACTAGTCGACTGGTGAcctacaaaaggaaaaaaatgccgGTGCTTGGATGCATACACATCACAGTGAGTAGAGGAGTTTCGACCTCCTCAGCCATGTTCTTTGTGGTGAAGAAGGGCACCCTTCTCCTAGGACGATGCCTTAAACATATGCATTCAAGGCAATACTGGGACGATGCCTTAAACATCTGCATTCAAGGCAATACTGTCTCACCTCCGTCCACTGCTCCTCCTGGTCCTGTGATGACTACTGACTCTACAACTGCATCCTGCATCCCTGCTGCTCCTGACATCAGCTGTGCACAGAACTTTGTGCATAAGGTGAAAATCGACCATACTGTCAAACCTGTACGTCAGAAACTACGACGCCTGCCTTTTGCTGTAAGGGCTT
This genomic interval carries:
- the LOC144513388 gene encoding uncharacterized protein LOC144513388, yielding MSGAAGMQDAVVESVVITGPGGAVDGAVYQRVVPTCQTSASAAPPVRRCGQSASFKKDCFCPVGLRDQGLPPRLNNLQTVVRDLHHIQQPSSQPTNHSRLTLLDHPASRPITAGRRLLGHPASRPITAGRRFWAIQPADQSQQADASGPSSQPTNHRRPSVSVHLSEPLSRMTSCVFSLFFLLSLCSSITADGPTGLKVRITDRVPEFLKDYGLKYLRELVNKPFQDFQLSKYGLTCNIRRLTLTHLDVEQDKVNVTFQPGSGLQFELHCSVSKRYQSLVV